The segment GTGATATTGTGATTCTATTAATAGCGTCACAAGACATAAGTAATTGGCTAATAAACGAAGATATAAAGCCGAACACTAATAAGCGACATAATATAAATAATGCTGTAGCTTTGCCCTTTTGGGTACCGACCACTGTCACACCGTCAGCAGTGCCACGAGAAATACAAATAAATGGCTCTGGAACATGGACCGGAAATATTGTTATAAATGGAAATGTGACGATAAACGGGACTAGTACCGCAGAAGATCACATTTCAAGCGGGATAAGTGGCAAAGATCATTTACACAGCGGAGTGACACCGGGTTCAGGGAAAACAGGAAAGCCGGAGGGGTAAAAATGGATATAAAACTTATAACAAATACAGGTGAAATATATTTAAATGACAAGTTGGATATAGAATTTTACACGGAAGCCGAAAACGATCTTGAGATAATTCAAAAAATTGTCTTAATGCTAAACATAAGACAGGGTGAATTGCCATATAACGTAAAATATGGCTTGTCGTGGGCTATTCTTTTCGAAGGGCATGGAAATAATATACAGACTATAAAAGAACATGTCAGAAATCAAATTTTAAAGTATTTTGATGAAGTGGACAAGATATTTTATATTGAAATGGAATGGAGTGGTGAATATATGCGGGCTTTATCATTGAATATAAATTTTACTCTGAAAAATGGTAAGGGGTACGGCTTAGAGGGGGTGAATATATTTGGCTAGAATTGAAGTAACTACAGTACCAGAAAATCAAAACTTGATGTTTGATGAAATGCGTAAATTATTAGGTGGATAATTAACAGCAGATCCACGAAGTGCTTTATATATGTTACTTTTCCCGATTTCGTTATTAGCAAGAATAAAAAACGAGCAAATACAGACGTTAGCGGATAAGATGAAAATTTATAGTTGCGAAGGCATTGAAATAGACGACCAGCTAAACAACTTCGCCTTTCCTCGGAAAAATGCAAACTATGCAACAGTAAGCTTGACGCTTAAGGGCGGTATAAATGTTCAGTTATATGCCGGCGACTTGATTGTCGAAGCTAAAGACGGGACGCAATACACCTTGATAGAAGACGGAATTCTTAACAGTGCAGGCAAGTTTAAATTTGAATGCGATATTCCCGGAGACATAGGAAACAAAGAAGCTGGGGAGATAATAAAATTCATGAAAATAAAGTCCGGAGTTTATGAACTATTGCAGGATAGCCCAGCAACGGGTGGACAGGAAGAAGAGAGCGACAATGATTATTTAATGCGCTGGGAGCTTTCAAGAAAATCAGGTTCATGGAATCTTGACGCGATATATTCGGCACTTCTTAAATTAAATGGTGTAAAGAGTGTATTTGCCGATGAAAATCATGAAAATGAAGAAGTTAACGGAGTACCTGCAAAGTCTATAATTGTTGTTGTTGACGGCGGAGCAGATGAAGAAATCGGGGAAACATTGTGGTTAAAAAAAGACACGGCGATAAAATCAATCGGAAATGTCAAAGTTGATGTGTTAGATGTGCAAGGGAATGTCAGAAAAGTATCTTTTTATAGACCGGAAAAGGTAACAATAAAATATAAGATAGAATACACAGCAGTCAATGGGATAAACATAACGGACGATGACTTAAAGATATTAGTAGAAAACTATATCAACAATATAAATCTTGCTGGGTATCTGACATCATATGATTGCGAAAATAAGACTATAAGATCTGTTTACGATAACACTAAGCTTTTAAACATTGATGTATATTTTAAAAGAGAAAGTGAAACAGAGTACAGCAAGGTACTGAAATTAAACTTTAACGAGGTGGGTTATGCAGTTAACAGTTAAAAATAATTATGAATTTATGTTGTCATATCTGCCTCACTATTTAGCAAGAAATAAGCGGGTGCAGGCATTTATTAAAGCTATTTCTTTAATCTTCGATGATATAGACAATAACCTCAATAAATTGAATAGAATGTGGCTAATAGACGAAGCCACAGGCGAATTTTTAGACGATCTGGGTGAACTGGTGGGTGAGAAAAGAAATAATAATGATGATGAAAGATACAGAAAAAGAATAAAATTAGCTTTCAAACTCACTAATTTTGTGCCTCATTTAAACAGCTTGTTAGAGATATGTAAATTTTATACAGGTTTAAACCCAGAAATACGGCTCGGCTGGGAAGAAGATGGAGAGCCGGGACGTTATGACGTCGACTTTGTTGCAAATAGAGATTTTAATTTTTCGCTTATAGATGATTTAGACCTCGATAGAATTGCAGGCGGTGGAATAAAAGTTAATACAAGAAAATGTATTGATAATTACAAAACCGTACGTTATGCGAAAGGCTTTAAATCAGGAGGTCGAGGCTTAAGGCACGGGGCAAGGCGGGCGCCGATTTGCGATTTTATTTATACAGCTTCGAAGTATTCCGGAAGTTTCAATTCCGCCGGAAACAATTTAAACAAAATGATAAAAATGTCAGGAGGGAAAAAGTGAGTAAAATAATAAAAGTAATAGATGAAGAAATGGATCACCCGCTTGACTATAAGATCTTAGATAGTGGGCGGGGTAATGATATAAAAAGGTTCGTTCCTGAACCCGGAACAAATAATTTGGATAGCGCGACACCAGTCGACCGTGATTTATTAGAGCAAATACAAAAAAATGGAGTTTATGAAGTTGAGACGGTACACACTGTTAATAGTAGTTCAATAGATATTTATAACTGTGAAATAGAAGGGCTGGACGACTTCGGAATATATAAGAATATTTTTATAAAAATGCTTGTAGATATGCCGAACGAATTCGACCAGCCAAAAATAAAGCTTAATAACATAGAATATACAATGTTATATAAGCCGGAAAACGAGGATTTTAAACCTCTTGACACTAGAATGCTAAAAGCCGGGCAGTTTTATAACTTAGTTTTTAACGGCTCGCAATTCATTGTTGAAAACGGATCGTTGCCAGCCACGCCAGACGGTTCTGGAATTATAAGTTTGAATAAAATTGAAGAATTAATTCTAAATTCTTATATTCAAAATTTAGCCAATCCTGGATATATAAAATTATCGAATGGTCTTATGTTGCAATGGTTCACGGGAATAGCGAATTCTAGTAATGGTTCAAGTGGTACAACAATTACTTTTCCCGTTGCTTTTGATAATAATTGTTTGAGCTTGTCGGCAAACGATGTAGGTATAGGGGCGCAGAGTGCTTCCGCTGGCTTAGTAAATCGTTTTAATTGTCGTATATGGTCGAAAGAAGTGACGG is part of the Sebaldella sp. S0638 genome and harbors:
- a CDS encoding baseplate J/gp47 family protein, with translation MKIYSCEGIEIDDQLNNFAFPRKNANYATVSLTLKGGINVQLYAGDLIVEAKDGTQYTLIEDGILNSAGKFKFECDIPGDIGNKEAGEIIKFMKIKSGVYELLQDSPATGGQEEESDNDYLMRWELSRKSGSWNLDAIYSALLKLNGVKSVFADENHENEEVNGVPAKSIIVVVDGGADEEIGETLWLKKDTAIKSIGNVKVDVLDVQGNVRKVSFYRPEKVTIKYKIEYTAVNGINITDDDLKILVENYINNINLAGYLTSYDCENKTIRSVYDNTKLLNIDVYFKRESETEYSKVLKLNFNEVGYAVNS